A DNA window from Streptomyces bacillaris contains the following coding sequences:
- a CDS encoding glycosyltransferase family 2 protein — protein sequence MPLVSVVMPVYNSAATLGAAVRSVLTQTHADLELLVTDDRSTDSSMDLLREFAEQDERVLPETAPEQGGAGRARNLAIQRARGDYIAFLDSDDMWLPEKTEKQLAFAAEGDAPLTFTSYFKMDADHAGESVDWVPTDRVIHAREHVDYRAMLVRDHIGALTAMYDRRVLGTRLMPEMRKRQDYALWLSIMRNGADARGLAEPLAVYRAHQAGSLSSNKLSLVQYNWALYRQHEHLSVVRSTRALAGAAWQSLRNSRI from the coding sequence GTGCCCCTGGTGTCGGTCGTGATGCCCGTATACAACTCGGCGGCGACCCTCGGCGCTGCCGTCCGGTCGGTGCTCACCCAGACCCACGCCGACCTGGAGCTGCTGGTCACCGACGACCGGTCCACCGACAGCTCCATGGACCTGCTTCGCGAGTTCGCCGAGCAGGACGAGCGGGTCCTGCCGGAGACGGCGCCCGAACAGGGCGGCGCGGGACGGGCCCGCAACCTCGCGATCCAGCGTGCCCGCGGGGACTACATCGCCTTCCTGGACTCCGACGACATGTGGCTGCCGGAGAAGACCGAGAAGCAGCTCGCCTTCGCCGCGGAAGGCGATGCGCCCCTGACGTTCACCTCGTACTTCAAGATGGACGCCGACCACGCCGGTGAGAGCGTCGACTGGGTTCCGACCGACCGCGTGATCCACGCCCGGGAGCACGTGGACTACCGGGCCATGCTGGTCCGGGACCACATCGGTGCCCTCACCGCCATGTACGACCGCAGGGTCCTGGGCACGAGGCTGATGCCCGAGATGCGCAAGCGGCAGGATTACGCCCTCTGGCTCTCGATCATGCGGAACGGGGCCGACGCCCGGGGGCTGGCCGAGCCGCTCGCGGTGTACCGGGCCCACCAGGCGGGATCGCTCTCCTCCAACAAGCTCTCGCTCGTCCAGTACAACTGGGCCCTGTACCGCCAGCACGAGCATCTGTCGGTCGTCCGGTCGACGCGCGCGCTGGCCGGCGCCGCCTGGCAGTCGCTGCGCAACTCGCGCATCTAG
- a CDS encoding helix-turn-helix domain-containing GNAT family N-acetyltransferase encodes MAEFDRVRRFNRTVTQRVGALHDHYLGRDRPIGQARLLWEIGDDGQDVRKLRERLGLDSGYVSRLLRALEAGGLVTVEPLPRDRRARTACLTEAGRAERAALDGRSDELAASLLALLNTAQRARLVAAMAEVDRLLTAATVTLDTIDPDHPDARSCLLAYYSELQERFDAGFDPARSLLPDTDELRLPRGLFLVARLHGVAVGCAGLKLPVGAPAEIKRMWIAPHARGLGLGRRFLAELESLAATHGCEALRLDTNKALDSAIGLYRSAGFQEVPAFNDEPYAHLWFEKRIPKPDSRRKPKSQDWTRGRAARPVSRRAGGCS; translated from the coding sequence ATGGCGGAGTTCGATCGGGTGCGCCGTTTCAACCGCACCGTGACCCAACGCGTGGGCGCGCTGCACGACCACTACCTGGGCCGCGACCGTCCGATCGGCCAGGCGCGGCTGCTGTGGGAGATCGGCGACGACGGCCAAGACGTACGGAAGCTGCGGGAGCGGCTCGGGCTCGACTCCGGTTACGTCAGCAGGCTGCTGCGCGCCTTGGAGGCCGGCGGTCTGGTCACCGTGGAGCCCCTGCCCCGGGACAGGCGCGCACGCACGGCCTGTCTCACCGAGGCCGGCCGTGCGGAGCGGGCGGCGCTCGACGGCCGCAGTGACGAACTGGCCGCGTCCCTCCTGGCCCTTCTGAACACCGCGCAGCGTGCCCGGCTCGTCGCCGCCATGGCGGAGGTCGACCGGCTGCTGACTGCCGCGACAGTCACCCTGGACACCATCGACCCCGATCACCCGGACGCCCGGAGTTGCCTGCTCGCCTACTACTCCGAACTCCAGGAACGCTTCGACGCCGGCTTCGATCCCGCCCGCAGCCTGCTGCCCGACACCGACGAACTCCGCCTCCCCCGCGGTCTGTTCCTCGTCGCACGGCTGCACGGCGTGGCCGTCGGCTGCGCGGGTCTGAAACTCCCCGTCGGCGCACCGGCCGAGATCAAGCGCATGTGGATCGCACCGCATGCCCGGGGCCTCGGCCTGGGCCGCCGCTTCCTCGCCGAACTGGAATCGCTGGCCGCCACGCACGGGTGCGAGGCGCTGCGCCTGGACACCAACAAGGCGCTCGACTCCGCGATCGGGCTCTACCGGTCGGCCGGGTTCCAGGAAGTCCCGGCCTTCAACGACGAGCCGTACGCGCACCTGTGGTTCGAAAAGCGCATCCCGAAGCCGGACTCCCGCCGAAAGCCCAAGTCGCAGGATTGGACACGCGGACGAGCCGCGCGGCCCGTCTCCCGGCGCGCAGGCGGCTGCTCCTAG
- a CDS encoding DUF6518 family protein, whose amino-acid sequence MSTTQPLVHPVRPLTRAAGLPAAYLGAGIALGVLTNLLQGWLPWPWSQLANSGGVWSVFAFVAGALIADRTDSLRRAAVAGVLTEIGLVVGYYGYAEFGRDGMGSLVFPLLWIAMACVAGPLFGIAGAWWKRSAQPWRRYVALGAFGGLFGSEALHSWLTLGYGPQAVACAAVACGLPLLLGRTGKERAWSLAAMVVASFAAYLAVYGLLDQVSA is encoded by the coding sequence ATGTCCACCACGCAACCCCTCGTGCACCCCGTCCGACCGCTGACCAGGGCGGCGGGCCTACCAGCCGCGTACCTCGGCGCGGGGATCGCGCTCGGCGTCCTGACCAATCTGCTCCAGGGCTGGCTCCCCTGGCCGTGGAGCCAGTTGGCGAACTCCGGCGGCGTCTGGTCCGTGTTCGCCTTCGTCGCGGGCGCGCTCATAGCCGACCGCACCGACAGCCTCCGCAGGGCCGCGGTGGCCGGAGTGCTGACCGAGATCGGGCTCGTCGTCGGCTACTACGGCTACGCCGAGTTCGGGCGGGACGGCATGGGGTCGCTCGTCTTCCCGCTGCTCTGGATCGCGATGGCATGCGTCGCGGGCCCGCTGTTCGGCATCGCGGGCGCCTGGTGGAAGCGCAGTGCGCAGCCCTGGCGGCGGTACGTGGCGCTCGGCGCGTTCGGGGGCCTCTTCGGGAGCGAGGCTCTCCACTCCTGGCTCACTCTCGGGTACGGGCCCCAGGCCGTGGCCTGCGCTGCCGTCGCCTGCGGCCTCCCGCTGCTGCTGGGCCGCACGGGGAAGGAGCGCGCCTGGAGCCTGGCGGCGATGGTCGTCGCCTCCTTCGCCGCGTACCTGGCCGTCTACGGCCTGCTCGACCAGGTCTCCGCCTGA
- a CDS encoding 4'-phosphopantetheinyl transferase family protein gives MSGAEDVVEVRRFRLDLPPPEVESLAGLLDVRERARLETLRSAEHRRRFTVAHARTRQVFGERLDLPPVRVPFHFGPHGKPGLDGDAETRRLRFSLTHSGELAVVALSLGREVGVDVEHLDPSRDPVRFAARWFPPDESAWVAGLAAPDRLRGCLRLWTRKEACVKATGGRLVQGLALPVGTAPHPRTVDGPPGFPGPWTVLDLPAGPAHAGAVALEGARPFRLLERSTG, from the coding sequence GTGAGCGGAGCGGAGGACGTGGTGGAGGTCCGGCGCTTCCGGCTCGACCTCCCCCCGCCCGAGGTGGAGTCGCTGGCCGGGCTCCTCGACGTACGTGAGCGGGCTCGGCTGGAGACGCTGCGCTCGGCGGAGCACCGGCGCCGCTTCACCGTCGCGCACGCCCGCACCAGGCAGGTGTTCGGGGAACGGCTCGACCTCCCTCCCGTACGCGTACCGTTCCACTTCGGCCCGCACGGCAAGCCCGGCCTGGACGGCGACGCGGAGACCCGGCGCCTCCGCTTCAGCCTCACCCACTCCGGCGAGCTGGCGGTGGTGGCGCTGAGCCTGGGCCGGGAGGTCGGCGTGGACGTCGAGCACCTCGACCCGTCCCGGGACCCGGTCCGGTTCGCGGCCCGCTGGTTCCCGCCGGACGAGAGCGCGTGGGTGGCCGGGCTGGCGGCCCCCGACCGGCTCCGCGGCTGCCTGCGCCTGTGGACCCGGAAGGAGGCGTGCGTCAAAGCCACCGGCGGCCGTCTCGTCCAGGGCCTGGCACTCCCGGTGGGCACGGCCCCTCACCCCCGGACGGTCGACGGCCCGCCCGGCTTCCCGGGCCCCTGGACGGTCCTGGACCTCCCGGCCGGCCCGGCCCATGCGGGGGCGGTCGCACTGGAGGGCGCGCGCCCCTTCCGGCTGCTGGAGCGCTCCACCGGCTGA
- a CDS encoding cytochrome P450 family protein — protein MAAQPTKPIVLDPTGADHHGEHRQLRRHGAAVRVDILGVTAWSITDPDVLKRLLKSKDVSKDGRAHWPDFQDVVQSWPLALWVGVRNMFTAYGADHRRLRRLVGPALSARRVDDLAGVVERIVATLLDDIEALPEEVIDLREHLAYPLPIAVIGHLMGVPVDQREGFRAVVDGVFDTTLSAEEQEVNTSRLYAALDGLIAARRAEPGDDMTSLLIAARDEEGDGGGLSGAELRDTLLLMISAGYETTVNVIDQAVSLLLTHPEQLAHVRAGRADWSDVVEETLRLEPAVKHLPLRFAVTDVTLPDGQTIARGEAILASYAAANRHPGWHDDADTFNIRRPAQDHLAFGHGIHFCLGAPLARLEVATSLRMLFTRFPELHLAVPAGRLEPLGSLISNGHQQLPVRCRLTGPRRR, from the coding sequence ATGGCAGCCCAGCCCACCAAGCCGATTGTCCTCGACCCGACCGGTGCCGACCACCACGGCGAACACCGGCAGTTGCGTCGTCATGGTGCCGCGGTCCGCGTGGACATCCTTGGCGTCACCGCCTGGTCCATCACGGACCCCGACGTCCTTAAGAGGCTGTTGAAGAGCAAGGATGTCTCCAAGGACGGCCGTGCACACTGGCCTGACTTCCAGGATGTCGTACAGAGCTGGCCGCTGGCACTGTGGGTCGGCGTGCGGAACATGTTCACGGCGTACGGTGCCGACCACCGGCGGCTGCGCCGTCTGGTGGGCCCGGCGCTGTCCGCCCGCCGCGTCGACGACCTCGCCGGCGTTGTCGAGAGGATCGTCGCGACCCTCCTCGACGACATCGAAGCCCTGCCCGAAGAGGTCATCGACCTGCGTGAACATCTTGCCTACCCACTTCCGATCGCGGTGATCGGCCACCTCATGGGGGTTCCTGTCGACCAGCGCGAGGGCTTCCGTGCCGTCGTCGACGGCGTCTTCGACACCACGCTCAGCGCCGAGGAGCAGGAGGTCAACACCTCGCGGCTCTACGCGGCTCTGGACGGCCTCATCGCTGCCAGGCGTGCCGAGCCCGGCGACGACATGACCTCCCTGCTCATCGCAGCTCGCGACGAGGAGGGCGACGGCGGGGGCCTGTCCGGCGCGGAGCTCCGCGACACTCTGCTGCTGATGATCAGCGCCGGGTACGAGACCACCGTCAACGTGATCGACCAGGCGGTCAGCCTGCTGCTGACCCATCCCGAGCAGCTTGCCCATGTCCGTGCCGGCCGAGCTGACTGGAGTGATGTCGTCGAGGAGACCCTGCGTCTGGAGCCGGCTGTCAAGCACCTACCGCTCCGTTTCGCCGTCACTGATGTCACTCTGCCCGACGGGCAGACCATCGCCCGGGGTGAGGCGATCCTCGCCTCCTACGCCGCCGCCAACCGCCACCCCGGCTGGCACGACGACGCCGACACCTTCAACATCCGCCGCCCCGCCCAGGATCACCTGGCCTTCGGCCACGGAATCCACTTCTGCCTCGGCGCTCCGCTGGCCCGCCTGGAAGTCGCCACCAGCCTGCGCATGCTGTTCACCCGCTTCCCCGAACTCCACCTCGCCGTCCCCGCCGGCCGGCTCGAGCCACTTGGCTCCCTGATCAGCAACGGCCACCAGCAGCTCCCTGTCCGGTGCCGCCTCACCGGCCCCCGGAGACGGTGA
- a CDS encoding MATE family efflux transporter, with protein sequence MAETRDAVGSPARSVLRIAVPMLPADLVAVLVPLAVLALMGRIDGDAHYVRALFMPVQFLFLALIAGIGASNQVAAAVAHGAGDLRAAGAALRADARIAAGAGAAFSVLLIVPAPLLGDLMGVSEAARAEFTGFLRAIAPASALLLGPALAAATLRGCGLARQAAAVTLLAALTEIGGVALLALGAGLGIAGVAPAVALSGLAGTALGWVLLRRSGLLGPASSVPPVRPRPVPVRAAVRRLTAVGVPVGASYLVICAANLVLMRILGPFGPSVQSGYAGAATLQTLLIIPGLVLGSATAIVLNSHRGAGRSGLLSPTLHAGLRITAGAYAVLAVVSYAGRDLLAGVLSGDAQIAAETARYLQTVGLSYLLMGLVLAALTVLEQVGGGPVALAMNAVYFVGAVAVGGRLAAASGPDALYRTIAAFNGLGVVAVGVTVWFVRRLAARETTSLSAPDARPSTTRTGKGT encoded by the coding sequence GTGGCTGAGACCCGGGACGCCGTCGGGAGCCCGGCCCGGTCGGTGCTCCGGATCGCCGTGCCGATGCTGCCGGCCGATCTCGTCGCCGTACTCGTTCCGCTGGCGGTGCTGGCGCTCATGGGGCGGATCGACGGGGACGCACACTATGTGCGGGCGCTGTTCATGCCGGTGCAGTTCCTCTTCCTCGCCCTCATCGCGGGGATCGGCGCGTCCAACCAGGTGGCCGCCGCCGTCGCGCACGGGGCCGGGGACCTGCGCGCGGCCGGGGCGGCGCTGCGGGCCGACGCCCGGATCGCGGCGGGTGCGGGAGCCGCGTTCAGCGTGCTGCTGATCGTGCCGGCTCCGCTGCTGGGCGACCTGATGGGGGTCTCCGAGGCGGCACGGGCGGAGTTCACGGGCTTTCTGCGCGCCATCGCCCCGGCCTCGGCCCTGCTGCTGGGCCCGGCGCTGGCCGCCGCCACGCTGCGGGGGTGCGGTCTCGCCCGGCAGGCTGCGGCGGTGACCCTGCTGGCCGCGCTGACGGAGATCGGCGGGGTCGCCCTGCTCGCCCTGGGCGCCGGGCTCGGCATCGCCGGGGTGGCCCCGGCCGTGGCCCTGTCGGGGCTGGCGGGCACGGCGCTGGGCTGGGTGCTGCTGCGCCGGTCCGGGCTGCTGGGACCGGCGTCCTCGGTACCGCCCGTACGTCCCCGTCCGGTGCCGGTGCGGGCCGCCGTCCGGCGGCTGACCGCCGTCGGCGTCCCGGTCGGCGCCTCCTACCTGGTGATCTGCGCCGCCAATCTGGTGCTGATGCGGATCCTGGGCCCGTTCGGCCCGTCGGTGCAGTCGGGCTACGCGGGCGCGGCGACCCTCCAGACCCTGCTGATCATCCCGGGGCTGGTACTCGGCTCGGCCACCGCCATCGTGCTGAACAGCCACCGGGGCGCGGGCCGGAGCGGGCTGCTGAGCCCCACGCTCCATGCCGGTCTGCGGATCACGGCCGGGGCGTACGCGGTGCTCGCGGTGGTCTCGTACGCCGGGCGGGACCTACTCGCCGGGGTGCTGTCCGGGGACGCGCAGATCGCCGCGGAGACCGCCCGGTACCTCCAGACGGTGGGGCTCAGCTATCTGCTGATGGGCCTGGTGCTGGCGGCGCTGACGGTGCTGGAGCAGGTCGGCGGCGGGCCCGTGGCGCTGGCGATGAACGCCGTGTACTTCGTGGGCGCGGTGGCCGTCGGCGGGCGGCTGGCCGCCGCTTCGGGCCCCGACGCGCTGTACCGCACCATCGCCGCCTTCAACGGGCTGGGGGTGGTGGCCGTGGGGGTGACCGTGTGGTTCGTCCGCCGACTGGCCGCCCGTGAGACAACCAGCCTCTCCGCCCCGGACGCCCGACCTTCGACGACCCGTACCGGCAAGGGGACATGA
- a CDS encoding condensation domain-containing protein translates to MNHPTPHALATSTPEATRHLIAFRGDRAATGPATWGQQHIWRDIVAMLPDTAFFNIAQVTFVPAGVDLPGVFAQLAELMSRHESLRTLAVPRPDGSLAQRVLGEGTFEVDVLELTGAEHGAELREHFAGAARRLEARGFDNTAEVPFRALVGVLDGAPQAVILCLSHLAADLAGVRLLAGELDALLAARAGGGEPPPRRSAREPLEQAEFENSPDGLRMEEKALRHWSTQLDRAPADNFPRPPGDPAEPRFWRGELVSRAVPEALRVAADRHRSTVPNVLLAATATLLARSEDLEACGLKLVTANRFRPELHHAVGNVAQEVFVAVDVSGDSFADVLRSAWTATLGAHRNGQFRPERARALAEEAGVAVDCLVNDLWSTTWEAPDRPALSPGQLTQVAQESVFRWADRLDQDEVAFFLETFAVFEDPGLIRITLLGDTSRMEPARIEGFLRGLERVLLALAEGDLPPADFPSVAGLNTPGPVPR, encoded by the coding sequence ATGAACCATCCGACACCGCACGCCCTGGCCACCTCGACACCGGAGGCCACACGGCACCTGATCGCCTTCCGGGGCGACCGCGCCGCCACCGGGCCCGCCACCTGGGGTCAGCAGCACATCTGGCGGGACATCGTGGCGATGCTGCCCGACACGGCCTTCTTCAACATCGCCCAGGTGACCTTCGTCCCGGCGGGCGTCGATCTCCCGGGCGTATTCGCGCAGTTGGCGGAATTGATGAGCCGTCACGAGTCGCTGCGTACGCTGGCCGTACCGAGGCCGGACGGATCGCTGGCACAACGGGTGCTCGGCGAGGGTACGTTCGAGGTCGACGTCCTCGAACTGACGGGCGCCGAGCACGGGGCGGAGCTGCGCGAGCACTTCGCCGGGGCGGCGCGGCGACTGGAGGCCCGGGGCTTCGACAACACCGCCGAGGTGCCCTTCCGGGCGCTGGTCGGCGTACTGGACGGGGCGCCGCAGGCCGTCATCCTGTGCCTCTCACACTTGGCTGCGGACCTGGCCGGAGTACGCCTGCTGGCCGGGGAGCTGGACGCGCTCCTGGCGGCCCGCGCCGGGGGTGGTGAGCCGCCGCCGCGCCGGTCCGCGCGGGAGCCCCTGGAGCAGGCGGAGTTCGAGAACTCGCCGGACGGGCTCCGCATGGAGGAGAAGGCGCTCCGCCACTGGAGCACCCAGCTGGACCGCGCCCCGGCGGACAACTTCCCCCGGCCGCCCGGCGATCCGGCCGAGCCACGGTTCTGGCGGGGCGAACTGGTGTCGCGGGCGGTGCCGGAGGCGCTGCGGGTCGCCGCCGACCGCCACCGCTCCACCGTCCCGAACGTGCTGCTGGCCGCCACGGCGACCCTGCTGGCGCGGAGCGAGGACCTGGAGGCCTGCGGACTGAAGCTGGTGACCGCGAACCGCTTCCGCCCCGAACTCCACCATGCGGTAGGCAACGTGGCGCAGGAGGTGTTCGTCGCGGTCGATGTGTCCGGGGACTCCTTCGCGGACGTCCTGCGCAGCGCGTGGACCGCCACCCTCGGCGCCCACCGCAACGGGCAGTTCCGCCCCGAACGGGCCCGCGCACTGGCCGAGGAGGCCGGGGTCGCGGTGGACTGCCTGGTCAACGACCTCTGGTCGACGACCTGGGAGGCGCCCGACCGACCCGCCCTCTCCCCCGGCCAACTCACCCAGGTGGCACAGGAGTCGGTGTTCCGCTGGGCGGACCGGCTGGACCAGGACGAAGTGGCCTTCTTCCTGGAGACGTTCGCGGTCTTCGAGGACCCCGGACTCATCCGGATCACCCTGCTCGGTGACACGTCCCGGATGGAGCCCGCCCGGATCGAGGGGTTCCTGCGCGGCCTGGAGCGGGTCCTCCTCGCCCTCGCCGAAGGGGACCTGCCCCCGGCCGACTTCCCGTCGGTGGCGGGACTCAACACCCCCGGCCCGGTCCCCCGGTGA